From the genome of Colletotrichum higginsianum IMI 349063 chromosome 4, whole genome shotgun sequence, one region includes:
- a CDS encoding Elongation of fatty acids protein, translating into MFYENYTSNHTFSPLNAGRETPSSLFSPWKTFDKVFTSVMGYPTKDFEFVPGHTPFSTFSGTMAMVVLYLVVIFGGREVMRNRKPLELNALFKIHNLFLSLLSGALLVLFVEQIVPSLWRGGLYENICGQSGWTQPLVLLYYVSFQTESLEKTEAHPEMQINYLTKYYELIDTVFLMVKKKPLTFLHCYHHPATALLCFSQLIGGTPLSWVPITLNLTVHVVMYWYYFQTARGVKVWWKQWITRLQIAQFVLDLGFVYFGFYDVFADTYFKEFLPHVGRCGGEFFAAVTGGAILTSYLVLFIMFYISTYKKAGRRAAQKLKSTIASEKSSLAAATAVANNATAELET; encoded by the exons ATGTTCTACGAGAACTACACTTCCAACCACACTTTCTCCCCCTTGAATGCGGGGAGAGAAACCCCCAGTTCGCTGTTCTCGCCATGGAAGACGTTCGACAAGGTCTTTACCTCAGTCATGGGGTACCCGACCAAAGACTTCGAGTTCGTCCCCGGCCACACACCGTTCTCGACATTTAGCGGAACCATGGCAATGGTGGTGCTGTACCTAgtcgtcatcttcggcggTCGCGAGGTGATGCGGAACCGGAAGCCATTGGAGCTGAACGCGCTCTTCAAAATACACAACCTCTTCTTGTCTCTACTAAGCGGTGCCTTGCTGGTACTGTTCGTTGAGCAAATCGTCCCGAGCCTGTGGCGCGGTGGCCTTTACGAAAACATCTGCGGGCAATCCGGCTGGACCCAGCCGCTCGTTCTTCTGTACTACGTGAGTTTCCAGACCGAATCCCTGGAGAAGACTGAAGCTCACCCCGAGATGCAGATCAACTACCTTACCAAGTATTACGAGCTCATCGACACCGTCTTCTTGATggtcaagaagaagccccTCACGTTCCTGCATTGCTACCACCACCCGGCGACCGCGCTTCTCTGCTTCTCCCAGCTGATAGGAGGCACGCCCCTTTCCTGGGTACCCATCACGCTCAACCTGACGGTCCATGTTGTCATGTACTGGTACTACTTCCAGACCGCGCGTGGCGTCAAGGTGTGGTGGAAGCAGTGGATCACCCGTCTTCAGATCGCCCAGTTTGTGCTCGACCTCG GCTTCGTCTACTTCGGCTTCTACGACGTCTTCGCAGATACCTACTTCAAGGAGTTCCTGCCCCACGTCGGCCGATGCGGCGGCGAGTTCTTTGCCGCGGTAACGGGTGGGGCCATTCTGACATCGTACCTGGTGCTCTTCATCATGTTCTACATCTCTACCTACAAGAAAGCCGGCCGCAGAGCCGCGCAGAAGCTCAAGTCGACCATTGCCAGCGAGAAAAGCTCCCTTGCGGCAGCGACAGCGGTAGCTAACAACGCcacggccgagctcgagacgtga
- a CDS encoding Capsule polysaccharide biosynthesis protein, which produces MSGTLMFDCVNETGGHHTGSPKLATNHEAAHGLSFLPHISSLSSIGFASQLTPSTIFVLILMAFCALNLKSFPFVWHLRVLNAFRFTIKTLRPHVRPRPSMVFQPIITSSSADLAEMDFNLHKTNSSYFADADIARAHLMSTLFAPAIERMRGGSGAYTGAGAPLFGLALGAVSCSFRREIHPGSAFDMWTRILAWDDKWFYIATHFVRRGAGNPGTSSLYPDQAPRGGHHHHIHHSTSFKADKDLYATALSRCVFKSGRKTASPADMLRMAGLVPDDGEVSSSDESDDETTDGELREVEEQRRGGMKLAAMLTKENQLALEAEFHDGEGEVLGRHTDGTGVAGVVLTLLQLAGLKKKWYL; this is translated from the coding sequence ATGTCGGGTACACTCATGTTCGACTGCGTCAACGAGACCGGTGGCCACCATACCGGGTCTCCCAAGCTCGCGACAAACCACGAGGCAGCCCACGGCCTCTCATTCTTGCCGCACATCTCAAGCCTATCCTCCATAGGCTTCGCCAGCCAGCTGACGCCATCGACCATAttcgtcctcatcctcatgGCCTTCTGCGCCCTGAACCTCAAGTCCTTCCCCTTCGTCTGGCACCTCCGCGTCCTCAACGCGTTCCGCTTCACCATCAAGACCCTCCGGCCCCATGTGCGGCCGCGGCCTTCGATGGTCTTCCAGCCCATCAtcacctcctcctcggccgacctcgccgagatGGACTTCAACCTCCACAAGACGAACTCGTCTTACTTTGCGGACGCCGACATCGCCCGTGCCCACCTCATGTCCACCCTCTTCGCCCCTGCCATCGAGCGCATGCgcggcggctccggcgcctacacgggcgccggcgcgcccctcttcggcctcgccctcggcgccgtctcgtGCTCCTTCCGCCGCGAGATCCACCCGGGCAGCGCCTTCGATATGTGGACGCGCATCCTCGCCTGGGACGATAAGTGGTTCTACATCGCCACCCACTTCGTCCGCAGGGGCGCCGGGAACCCGGGCACGAGCAGCCTGTACCCGGACCAGGCGCCGCGCggcggccaccaccaccacattCACCACTCGACGTCGTTcaaggccgacaaggacCTCTACGCTACGGCGCTGAGCCGCTGCGTGTTCAAGTCGGGCCGCAAGACGGCGTCTCCCGCCGACATGCTTCGCATGGCCGGGCTcgtccccgacgacggcgaggtctCCTCATCGGATGAgtcggacgacgagacgaccgacggcgagctgcggGAAGTCGAGGAGCAGCGTCGGGGCGGGATGAAGCTCGCGGCGATGCTAACCAAGGAGAATCAGCTCGCGCTTGAGGCCGAGTTCCACGACGGTGAGGGCGAGGTGCTCGGCAGGCACACGGATGGGACGGGGGTCGCCGGCGTGGTCCTCACGCTGCTACAGCTGGCCGGCCTGAAGAAGAAGTGGTATCTGTAG
- a CDS encoding Cytochrome P450 78A3: MNKVSFGPVMAATTTASFFAARALELSFLRTISIAWAIVIPLYVVVWQCYVFPFYVSEMRHIPTVAGFPLWGQFFDIISHEVGEPQRKWHEQYGPIIRYFFPFGAERLSIAEDEALKQMTVRNPYNYPKPVRAKLWMVRILGEGVLLAEGHEHVHQRKALAPGFSIQSIRSLTPIFWEKSLLLASCWRKEMRADGVSTKSFEALDWLNRTTLDIIGKAGFGYDVNSLENSDAPLREAYRLCFSFDIVSRILIGLQAFSPVFNHLPSKVNRDIMQSRSIIIGKATDIIEEKQKEAANNAGGKDILALIAHDNKKLKEAGEAGLSFETMRDQVMTFLGAGHDTTATGVAWTLHLLSKHPIVQSRLREEIKDHMPFLLDGNTRFDPDHVAVADADKLPYLDNVCREALRLIPPIPMTVRQSVDDDVLGGYKVPAGTVVYVLANAINRLPMYWGDRADQFDPDRWDDLPATVTPNAFMTFLQGPRGCIGRKFAETEMKILLCCLLSMYEFQRDFDTPDPEDWKMWRLVLRPRDGVTLRVTAI, encoded by the coding sequence ATGAACAAGGTTTCATTCGGTCCTGTGATGGctgcgacgacgacagcgtcTTTCTTTGCTGCTCGTGCGCTCGAGCTCAGCTTCCTCCGAACCATCTCCATCGCCTGGGCCATAGTCATCCCCCTCTACGTCGTCGTCTGGCAATGTTACGTTTTCCCCTTCTATGTCTCTGAAATGAGACACATTCCGACCGTTGCGGGCTTTCCTCTCTGGGGCCAATTCTTTGACATCATCTCCCATGAGGTCGGCGAGCCCCAGCGTAAATGGCACGAGCAGTACGGCCCCATCATCCGCTACTTCTTCCCCTTTGGCGCCGAGCGCCTGTCTAttgccgaagacgaggctCTCAAGCAAATGACGGTTAGGAACCCGTACAACTACCCCAAGCCTGTCCGCGCAAAGCTCTGGATGGTCCGCATcctcggcgaaggcgtcctcctcgctgAGGGCCACGAGCATGTCCACCAGCGCAAAGCCCTGGCCCCGGGCTTCTCGATCCAGTCCATCCGCTCGCTGACTCCAATCTTTTGGGAGAAGTCGCTACTGTTGGCGAGCTGCTGGCGGAAGGAGATgcgcgccgacggcgtgTCTACCAAATCcttcgaggccctcgactgGCTCAACCGCACCACGctcgacatcatcggcaaGGCGGGCTTCGGCTACGACGTCAACTCCCTCGAGAACTCCGACGCGCCCCTGCGCGAGGCCTACCGGCTCTGCTTCTCCTTCGACATTGTCTCCCGTATCCTCATCGGCCTCCAGGCCTTCAGCCCCGTCTTCAACCACCTGCCGTCCAAGGTCAACCGCGACATTATGCAGTCGCGCTCCATCATTATCGGAAAGGCGACCGATATCATCGAAGAGAAGCAGAAAGAGGCGGCcaacaacgccggcggcaaggacatCCTTGCCCTCATCGCACATGACAACAAGAAGCTCaaagaggccggcgaggcgggcCTGTCCTTCGAGACGATGCGCGACCAGGTCATGaccttcctcggcgccggccacgacACCACGGCCACGGGCGTTGCCTGGACACTGCACCTCCTCTCCAAGCACCCCATCGTCCAGTCGCGCCTGCGAGAGGAGATCAAGGACCACATGCCCTTCCTCCTGGACGGGAACACGCGATTCGACCCGGATCACGTCGCCGTTGCGGACGCCGACAAGCTGCCGTACCTCGACAACGTCTGCCGCGAGGCCCTGCGCCTCATTCCGCCCATCCCCATGACGGTGCGGCAgtccgtcgacgacgacgtcctggGCGGCTACAAGGTGCCCGCGGGCACCGTCGTCTacgtcctcgccaacgccatcaACCGGCTGCCCATGTACTGGGGAGACCGTGCCGACCAGTTCGACCCAGACCGCTGGGACGACCTGCCGGCGACGGTCACGCCGAATGCGTTCATGACCTTCCTGCAGGGCCCGCGCGGGTGCATCGGGCGCAAGTTCgcggagacggagatgaAGATCCTGCTGTGTTGCCTTTTGAGCATGTACGAGTTCCAGCGGGACTTTGACACGCCTGACCCCGAAGACTGGAAGATGTGGAGGCTTGTGTTGCGGCCCAGAGATGGGGTCACTTTGAGGGTGACTGCTATAtaa
- a CDS encoding Thioredoxin reductase — MHSKVVIIGSGPAAHTAAVYLARAELKPVLYEGFMANGIAAGGQLTTTTDVENFPGFPKGIMGGELMENMKEQSVRFGTEVITDTVSKLDLSSRPFKYSTEFSPDETHTADSIILATGASAKRLNLPGEEKYWQNGVSACAVCDGAVPIFRNKHLVVIGGGDSAAEEALYLTKYGSHVTVLVRRDVLRASQIMAKRLLNNDKVTVRWNSAGKEIKGGDNGLMSHLVVKDTVTGAEETIEANGLFYAIGHEPATTLVKGQLETDDEGYVVTKPGTPLTNIEGVFAAGDVQDKRYRQAITSAGTGCMAAMDAEKYLAELEDGDPKDPNNNPQ, encoded by the exons ATGCATAGCAAGGTTGTCA TCATTGGCTCTGGGCCTGCTGCCCACACCGCCGCTGTTTACTTGGCGCGCGCTGAGCTGAAGC CCGTGCTCTACGAGGGCTTCATGGCcaacggcatcgccgccggcggccagctcacgacgacgaccgacGTCGAGAACTTCCCCGGTTTCCCCAAGGGCATCATGGGCGGCGAgctcatggagaacatgAAGGAACAATCCGTCCGCTTCGGCACCGAGGTCATCACCGACACCGTCTCCAAGCTCGACCTCTCCTCGCGCCCCTTCAAGTACTCGACCGAGTTCTCCCCCGACGAGACCCACACCGCCGACTCCATCATCCTGGCCACTGGCGCCTCGGCCAAACGCCTGAACCTGCCCGGTGAGGAGAAGTACTGGCAAAATGGCGTGTCCGCTTGCGCTGTGTGCGATGGCGCCGTGCCCATCTTCCGCAACAagcacctcgtcgtcatcggcggcggcgactcggccgccgaggaggccctgTACCTGACCAAGTACGGCAGCCACGTCACCGTCCTCGTGCGCCGCGACGTGCTCCGCGCCTCGCAGATCATGGCCAAGCGCCTGCTCAACAACGACAAGGTCACGGTGCGCTGGAACTCGGCCGGcaaggagatcaagggcGGCGACAATGGCCTCATGAgccacctcgtcgtcaaggacaCCGTcacgggcgccgaggagacgATCGAGGCCAACGGCCTCTTTTACGCCATCGGCCACGAGCCCGCCACCACCCTCGTCAAGGGCCAGCtcgagaccgacgacgagggttACGTCGTCACCAAGCCCGGCACGCCCCTGACCAACATCGAGggcgtcttcgccgccggtgacgtcCAGGACAAGAGGTACAGGCAGGCCATCACGagcgccggcaccggctgCATGGCTGCCATGGACGCCGAGAAGtacctcgccgagctcgaggacggcgatcCCAAGGAccccaacaacaacccccAGTGA
- a CDS encoding Major facilitator superfamily transporter: MNPDKSGGGRRDATDDTGTTQPRSSLDDRPSSEFLGEERSRISIFRSDSGSKTAASSDLDDDGHDKSPASTRSEEDNDEDEEDDDDDGENILSASLTEAWEEKTHLSREYAVSVAAGEKEMLYAKPAADEKPQRSNSAVSHCSNCGHHGRDSVRSSVTLANGPRPPTVPQRSSSLNRTGTAHLTPLASPTTLPSGTLRAFPLCVKKVPSRTVSDVQTFHSAQEEQATLSEPQSETASIMSAVFATPLRHLASHPSLNGAFSAGASRGVGPRITPITEQRHPGKAGARISRFTRPFEPDIDEEDDGEEYPQQTSKLETPRTEKRESAMAEKTGETCEEVEWVEGWPLAFLVLGICLVVFLISVDRTILTTAVPYITSEFQSTADIGWYGSAYLLTACAFQPVFGRAFMLFSVKWSYMLAMFMFLVGSLICGVAPNSVTLIIGRAVAGFGSAGILTGSFVVVSTAVPLQRRPIYTAIVGLMFGFGATVGPLLGGVFTDLVTWRWCFYMNLPVGAVTVAVFLLFFHPKRPLRPQQTFFDRIMDLDLVGNVFLLGACVMLFLALEFTTQSEAWSSIKVIGLLSGAGVTAVVFAAWQWWKQDGALMPPAIITQRTVAASCVAAFTTYGALLIHSYFLPIWFQAIKGENAISSGVDMIPYVATNAFFSLLSGIFVSVVGYYVPPAVVGAMIATAGCGILRLLSQDTPTAQWIGFEIVVSAGFGMSIQQGFTAVQAVLPPDEISIGTAAVVASQSLGGAIFISVGNTLFQNHLLQASVQNMIPGVNIRAVLEGGATAFRTTVPESALPTLLTMYNEALRLAFTAAIPLAGVSAIAACFMEWKCVKGNRPT, translated from the exons ATGAACCCCGATAAGTCGGGCGGCGGTCGTCGCGACGCCACGGACGACACCGGGACGACCCAGCCGCGATCCTCCCTCGACGACAGGCCGTCTTCCGAgttcctcggcgaggaacgATCGCGTATCTCCATCTTCCGGTCGGACTCGGGCTCGAAgacggccgcctcgtcggatctcgatgatgacggccaCGACAAGAGCCCCGCGTCGACCCGTTCCGAGGAGGACaacgatgaggatgaggaggatgatgatgatgacggggAAAACATCCTCTCGGCGTCTCTGACAGAGGCATGGGAAGAAAAGACACATCTCTCCAGGGAGTACGCCGTCTCGGTCGCTGCTGGAGAAAAAGAAATGCTGTACGcaaagccggcggcggacgagaaGCCCCAGAGGAGTAACAGCGCGGTGTCCCACTGCTCGAACTGCGGCCACCATGGCCGCGATTCCGTCAGGTCCTCTGTCACACTGGCAAATGGACCACGCCCACCTACAGTCCCTCAACGCAGTTCTTCTCTGAATCGCACAGGCACCGCCCACCTCACCCCGCTCGCGAGCCCGACAACCTTGCCCTCGGGTACCCTTCGTGCATTTCCCCTATGCGTCAAGAAGGTCCCCTCGCGAACCGTATCAGACGTGCAGACGTTCCACAGCGCGCAGGAGGAACAGGCGACCTTGTCGGAGCCGCAGTCCGAGACGGCGTCCATCATgtccgccgtcttcgccacGCCGCTGCGGCATTTGGCGAGCCACCCGTCTCTTAACGGCGCCTTTTCCGCCGGGGCGTCGCGAGGCGTGGGACCGCGCATCACCCCCATTACGGAACAGAGGCACCCGGGCAAGGCTGGCGCGCGGATTAGCCGTTTCACGAGGCCCTTTGAGCCGGATatcgatgaggaggacgacggcgaagagtACCCTCAGCAGACGAGCAAACTGGAGACGCCGCGGACCGAGAAACGAGAGTCCGCGATGGCCGAAAAGACGGGAGAGACGTGTGAGGAAGTGGAATGGGTAGAGGGGTGGCCGCTCGCGTTCCTCGTGCTTGGCATTTGCCTCGTCGTGTTCCTCATATCCGTCGACCGCACTATTCTCACGACC GCCGTTCCCTACATCACATCTGAGTTCCAGTCAACGGCAGACATTGGGTGGTACGGCTCGGCCTATTTGCTCACGGCCTGCGCCTTCCAGCCCGTCTTCGGCAGGGCCTTCATGCTCTTCTCCGTCAAGTGGTCGTACATGTTGGCCATGTTCATGTTCCTTGTCGGTTCCCTCATCTGCGGTGTTGCCCCCAACTCCGTAACACTCATCATAGGCCGTGCCGTGGCTGGGTTTGGAAGTGCCGGCATCCTTACTGGTAGCTTCGTGGTTGTGTCAACAGCGGTGCCCTTGCAGCGGCGTCCGATATACACGGCTATCGTCGGATTGAT GTTCGGCTTCGGGGCCACGGTCGGTCCTCTGCTTGGAGGCGTCTTTACAGATCTAGTG ACCTGGCGATGGTGTTTCTACATGAACCTTCCAGTTGGGGCCGTCACCGTCGCAGTTTTCCTCTTGTTCTTCCATCCGAAACGGCCCTTGCGTCCCCAACAGACGTTCTTCGACAGAATCATGGACCTCGACCTTGTAGGCAACGTGTTCCTGCTAGGGGCTTGCGTGATGCTCTTCCTAGCACTCGAATTCACCACGCAGAGTGAGGCATGGTCGAGCATCAAGGTCATCGGCCTGCTCTCCGGAGCTGGCGTGACGGCGGTTGTCTTCGCCGCGTGGCAATGGTGGAAGCAAGATGGCGCCCTGATGCCGCCGGCCATCATAACGCAGAGGACGGTGGCGGCATCTTGCGTCGCTGCCTTCACCACGTATGGGGCACTGCTGATACACTCGTACTTCCTACCCATCTGGTTCCAAGCGATCAAGGGCGAGAACGCTATCTCATCGGGTGTGGACATGATTCCGTACGTTGCCACGaacgccttcttctcccttcTCTCGGGCATcttcgtctccgtcgtcgggTACTATGTGCCGCCGGCCGTCGTTGGGGCAATGATTGCAACAGCGGGATGCGGTATCTTACGGCTGCTGTCACAAGACACGCCGACGGCGCAATGGATTGGGTTTGAGATAGTCGTGTCAGCAGGCTTTGGCATGTCGATTCAGCAAGGATTTACTGCCGTCCAAGCCGTCCTTCCTCCCGACGAGATCTCCATCGGTACCGCGGCCGTCGTGGCGTCGCAGTCTTTGGGAGGtgccatcttcatctcggTCGGGAACACCCTGTTCCAGAACCATCTTTTGCAAGCTTCGGTGCAAAATATGATTCCGGGTGTCAACATTCGTGCGGTTCTCGAAGGCGGGGCGACGGCCTTCCGCACTACGGTCCCGGAAAGCGCGCTTCCGACGCTGCTCACCATGTATAACGAGGCTCTCCGGCTGGCGTTCACGGCGGCTATTCCCTTGGCGGGCGTGTCGGCGATTGCGGCTTGCTTCATGGAGTGGAAGTGTGTGAAAGGAAATCGGCCCACATGA